A region of the Anaerolineae bacterium genome:
GAGGAGGTGATGCTGGCCGAGCGCATCCAACGTGGGCACGAGGCCAAACGCCGGCTGATGCAAGGAGCCCCTGTAGAGGATCACGAGGCGTTGCTCATGGACATTTGGGATGCCCAGCGCGCACAAGATCGCCTGGCGCAGGCGAACCTACGCTTGGTGGTCAGTGTGGCCAGGCACTACGTTGGGCGCGGGATGTCCCTCCTTGACCTCATCCAGGAGGGAAACATCGGCCTGTTACGGGCAGTGGAGAAGTTCGATTCCCGCATGGGTTACAAATTCAGCACCTATGCGACCTGGTGGATTCGACAAGCCATCAGCCGGGCAATCGCCGACCAGGCCCGCACCATTCGCATCCCGGTTCACATGGCCGAGAGCCTCTATCGCCAAATGAGGATTCAGCGCGAGCTACAACAACGGTTAGGGCGAGAGCCTACCTGGGAAGAGCTCGCCCTGGAGATGGACTTGCTCTCGCCGGAGGACAAGGAGGCGATTCGACAGGCGCGAGCCGCGGGCCACCGTGCCGATGAGGCCGTAGAGCGCCGCTTACAGCGAGCGATGGCCAAGGTGCGCATGCTCATTCAGGCCTCTCAGGAGCCTATTTCCTTGGAGGCCCCTGTCGGCATGGAAGAGAACAGCTCGCTGGGAGATTTCATCGAGGATGAAAGCCTCCCTGGCCCTATGGACCAGGCTTCTCTTCAACTGCTAAGGGAACAGGTCGCTGACATCTTAGGGCTGCTCACCGAACGGGAGCGAGAGGTGCTGGAGATGCGATTTGGGCTCAAAGATGGTGTAAGTTACACGCTGGAGGAGGTAGGGCAGGCGTTTGGCGTCACCCGAGAGCGCATTCGCCAGATTGAAGCCAAAGCGTTGAGGAAACTGCGTCACCCCTTACGGGTGCGCCGGTTGCGCGATTTCCTGGGATAAGCCGGCTGTGGTAGCTCCCCGTGATTTGACGCATCGGGCAAGTTCGCGTATAATTGCTGCGTGATCCTCGGTAGCTCAACTGGCAGAGCGACCGGCTGTTAACCGGTTGGTTCGAGGTTCGAGTCCTCGCCGAGGAGCCTGATCTGAATTGGTAAGCCCCGCCGTTGATTACGGTGGGGTTTTTTTCTTTTGTCGTCCATCCCTTTTCCAGCTTCTTTGAGGGCGGGCAGCCACGAAGCGACGCTTCGCTGCCTCCAGCAAGCAGGCTGCTCATTCCCCTGCCGGGTACACCTTCTCCGGAGGCACCCGGCGTTTGGGCCGTTGGATCAGCTCGATGGTGATCCCCAATTCCGCCTCGGTATCCAGGTACGCGTAATGACCGTCGCCATCAAGGCCGAACCCTGCGCCGTCCTGAATCATCGCCAGGCCCGCGGCCTTCGCCTGAGCGAGGGCCGTTCCCATGTCCTCTACTAGCACGCCGAGGTGATGGACGCCGTAGCCATGCTCCCGGACGAACTCGGCGTGGATGGTGTCTCCTTCGATCACCTCGATGAGCTCAATGCGCATAGGGCCTGCCCAGGCGAGGGCCACGCGTATCTTGTAGTCGGCCGGCTGGCCGCGATAGGTCATCCGCTTTACCAGCGGTTTACCGTAGGTGTAAAAGTGCCAGGGGCCGATGCCGAACCGCTTCCAATAGGCCTCGACGGCCGCTTCCAGGTTCGGGACCACTAGTCCCACCTGAGCGATCCCATTTCGCAAAAACGGCAGCCGGCTTTTGAGCTCTTGTCTTTCCATAGTTATCACATTCTCTTTCCCGTTTTATGCTAAGCTAGCGTTGTCATCAAAGCCTCACGTCGTCACGAAAACTCAGATCACGTGGCTGGTGGAGCGCGAAGATGGGCGTGTTTTCTGAGGACACCGCGCTGAACCATTGAAAACATGCAGATCAAGTGGCTATGGCAGATGCCTCCTTGGCGCAAAGTGGCCCTGATGGCAGAGATGAGCCGGGCCGTGTGGACATTGGCTATGGCTGGGCCGCGTCAACGCTATCCGGACGATACGCCCGCCTTACGCCGGCGCCGCCTGGCTGACCTGCTGCTCAGTTCAAATCTACGCTGGGAACATATTGAGCCGCTGATCCAGAGTTTGGGTGATGCCTTCTATGCCGGCTTGGAAATGATGCGCAACGCAATTCGCCAAAGGGCCCCCCAACCCCTTATTGTGCTGTGATGGAATCTGTTTTGGAGCATACCAAGACGGCTTTATGCACCTTGCCGGGGTTCTCAGCCAGCTCGGCGAAGACCTGCGGCGCATCCCACAAATTGAACTCGGTGGCGAACTGCGGATATCGGATCGCTCCGCTGGCCAACAACTGTAGCGACTCTGGGAAGCAGTTCACTGAGGCCCGTGAGCCCAAGATCGTCATCTCCTTGCGGGTGAAATCAAGGCCCGGAAAGCGCACCATCGTCCCCTGCTTCACCAAGCCCACGATGACGATACGGCCGCCCGCTGCCACCAAATCCACGGTTTGCTCCATCGCCTGAACGCTGCCCGTGGCCTCAATGACTACCGGCGCGCCCTCGCCGTTGGTCTGCTCCATCACTGCCTGCAATAGGTGCTCATCGGCCGGCAATACCTCGGCGCCGAGCCGCGCTGCGGTCTCCAGGCGTGATGGCAGCAGATCCGTAGCCACCACGCGCGCGCCACGCGCTCTGGCCACCTCGATCAAGGCGAGGCCGATAGGGCCACAGCCGAGGATGAGCACGTACTCGCCGGCTGCCACCGCCCCTCGCCGACAGGCCTGTACGCCGATAGCCACCGGCTCAGCGAAGGAGGCCACAGTGAGCGGGAGGCCATCAGGCACGCGATGGACATGGGTAGCCGGCGCGGTCAGATACTCCGCATACCCGCCGGGGCGATGCACGCCGATGATCTGCAGCCGCGCGCAACAGTTGGACTTGCCGATACGGCACGGATAGCAGGTGCCGCAGCCCAGGAACGGCTCCACCACTACGGGCATACCCGGCTCTAGCCCAACAACTCCCTCGCCGATCTCGGCAACGAGGCCGGCGATCTCGTGCCCGCAAATCTGAGGATAGACGGCGTAAGGATTCTTGCCTAAGTAGAAGTACATGTCCCCGGCGCAGATGCCGGCCGCGCGAACGGAGATCAGCACTTCGCCGGGGCCGGGCCGCGGCGTCTCCCAGGTGCCGATCTCCATACGGAATGGGGCATGCATGATCGCTGCACGCATAGGATGCTCCCGTCTTTGGAACTACGCTGTCGGCCCACGAAGGCGGACCTGGCAGCCCGTAATCGCCAAACTCATCACAGTTGCCGAAGCACCTCGTCTGGCTCCCACCATCCGCCGGCTGAGAAGCCACCGTCTACGAAGAGGGTGATCCCGGTGACGTAATCCGAGGCAGGAGAGGCCAGGAACAAGGCCGCGCCCACCAGCTCCTCCGGCTCCGCCGGCCGGCGCATTGGAATGCGAGAGCGTAGCCATTCGGCCTTGTACGGGTCATCCCAAATGGGCTTGGAGAGAGGAGTCCGAACGAACCCAGGGATGATGCAGTTAACCTGAATGTGATCCTTTGCCCACTCCACCGCCATCGCCTTAGTAAGCTGGGCGACGGCCCCCTTTGAGGCGCCATAGACCGAGACGCTTCCCAAGGCGAAATGGGAATTGATGGAGCCGATGTGGATGATCTTCCCGCCTCCCTGCTGGCGCATGATGCGATAGGCCGCCTGGCTGATGAAATAGAGGCTGCGCAAATTGACGGCCATGATGTACTCCCAATCATCCTCGGTCACCTGGGCGATGGGCCTGCGTCGGTTTGTCGCCGCACAGTTGATCAGGATATCCAGTCTGCCCATCGCCGCATAGGCCTCATCCACCAGCCGGCGAGCCGCGCAGAGATCACTCAATTCGGCCGTCAACGGGATCGCCTTCCTGCCCATCTCTTCGATCCGACATCGCAACTTGGCCAGCTTATCCGGTGTCCTAGCATGGATAGCAACCATCGCCCCGGCCTCGGCCAGGGCCAGAGAAAGCGCGCCGCCGATGCCTCCCCCCGCTCCCGTGACGAGTGCCCCCTTGCCTTCCAGCGAGAAAAGGCGGTGAAGGATGGACGTTTGAGTGCTCATGCGTTCTCCTGTTCCAGGTTGGTTTTGCCGCATTATACGCCATCCAGGCTGATAACGGCATAAGGCCGCAAGCGAACTCGCACGGCTCCATGGTGACCTGATAAGAGCTCGCCAGCACGAGCGCGGAAGGCCTCAGGCGACTGCACGGCCTCCTCCACGTTGGTTTCGTCCAACGAGCGCGCCCGGACGCGCTCGCCCAAGCCGCTCACGATCACGGTTTGCGGCTCGGCGGTGAAGTTGGCGAGCATCACTCGTGTCTTGTTACCCTTCCGCAGCGCCAACCCGTCCACACAAAGGGGATGGCTCGATCTGCTGGAGATCACCTCCCCACCGCGAAACTCACCGACATCGGCGAACACATGGTAAAGGGGGAAGACCATGCCTGGCAGCGAGCGGAATTTGTCGGGCAGGGGCGAGCCATCTTCCGTCTCCATTACGCCGCGCCAGCCGGTGGTCTCATAATACGTGATGCTGGCCACGCCGCTTTCGGCCAGATATTTGATGCTGCCCAACGTCCACCCGGCGCCGAACAGCGACATCTGACGCACATCCACCTGTCGGGGCAGCTCACCGGTCGGCAAGGGTGGCTCCGGGCCGGTGGCGTCAGGGTTGAAGCGCGGCCTCAGAGTCACCGGCGTGATGCAGATTGGCCGGTCACCGCAGAATTGGCGGGCGCTCTCGACGGTCGCGGCTTGGGCCTCCAGGTTCTCCACCAGGGAGGCGTTGTCGAAGGCATGAACCTGCGGGTTGATGGAGTAGCAGACCGCATCGAGAGACTGAATCGGTGGACGGCTGCGATTCAGCTCGGCGAAGTAGGCGTTGGTGCCGGCCCCAATCGGCACGGTGGCATCGTAGTGGGATAGGATCTCCCGGGCTAAGATCGCCCATCGCTCCGAGGTGGATTTCTCTCGATGGTGGAAGACCAGCCATCGCTCCACTGGCGGGCGGATGCGCGCCAGAAGGTCGGACAGGGCTTTCAGCTCGCGCTCCGCCTCGTCTGAGAGGAAGAGGGCGATCTCCAGCGATACGCCCAGCGCCTGTGCCTCTGCGGTGGCCTGATATAAAGCGGCCTCGTACCCGGGCCCAGCGAGGTCCAGGTCCACGCGCAGGTGGGACAAGTGCAACGCCCTCAAGCGTTCGATCTCCCGTGAGTTGAGCGGCCGGCCGTGGCTCGCCACACCCAGGCCAAGCGAAGGCAAAGGGATCGGGGATGAGGAACGGAGGACGAAGGACATGGGCTGGTCCTCCGCCGTTTGACCTTCCTCTCTTACCCTTTCAGCGCTCGCAATGGGGCCTTGTAGGGAAAGGGTTACCGTCTGCGCGATGCGGGTGCCGGCCTGGATCTCTACTGGATAGGGTAGCCAAAGCGGCGTGCAATAGGTCTTGTAGGAGGCGTCGGTCCAGTTGCGCTGGTCTTCCATCTCGAAGACGTCGCCGGCGAAGCGTACCTCCGCCCAGACGCCTGGCATCACCTCGTGAGAGATGGCCTGGATGTCGAAAAAGGGCTGATGGGGCGAGATGAATTGCGGAAATGTTCCTTCCTCCACAGTCCCATCCACGTGCTCGACTCTACAGCGTGCCCCGGCGCATTCGCGGATCGGGTGGAGCACACAGAAGCCGATGCGGTTGCGCCAAAAGGTCGAGCGGGCCACGCCGTCCATGGCGAAGGTGATGGTTCCATCTGAGCCGCCAGTGATCGTCCCCTTCCAGAAGAAGTCAATGTCGCCCTGCCGGTGTTCGACGTCATAGGCGATGTGGAACGAGTCTTCGCCGATATTCATGTACGCGTTGGAGAGGTGCGGCGGCACGGTACCCCAGTTGCGGTCTCGGACGGCGACATACACCCGGCGAAGCATTTCCCGGTCACCCAATCGGATGTACCGCAGGTCTCCCTCCTCGTAGACCAGGGACAATGGGCCGGCCCGCAGTTCCTTCTGTTGAGGCAGCGGCTCCTCTTTCCCGTAGTACCATACGCTCCTTGGCAGCATAAGGCCCTATCTCCGTAGAATCAGGTGACGAGTAAGGGGTGACAAGACAGTAGGACGACGAGGATGATCACTTGGCTCTTGGTTGCCTCATCCCTTGTTACCTTATCCCGCAAAGTGGATCACCTGGCCGGTGCGGGCCGATTCATAGGCTGCAAAGACCAGGCGGACCGTCTTCAGGTTATCCTCCCCGGTAGTCTCCGCTGGCCCCTCGCCTCGGAGCGCTTGGAGGAGGTTCGCGTGGCAAGGGACGATGCTGGCGTGGACCACATCATAGGCCGGATCGGCCCAGCGGTAGCGCGGGGGCGGATAGCGTTTTGCGTGCGTGCCGTCCTGAGTGGTAACCCGAATCCAGTAATCGGGCGCCACCTCGATGGATCCGCGTTCGCCTTCGACGAAGAAAAGGGTTTGTGGGAAGCATTCCCGCTCCACGTAATTCTCCGCGTAGGCCATCTCGACGATCACGGTCGTCTTGCCGCCCATCCGCATCACCACGGTGGCTACATCTTCCCCCTTGATATCCGGGTGGATGCGGTCAATCTGGCAGTACAGGCTTTCGGCCTCCCCGAACAGGAATCGGGCGACATCCAAGGTGTGGCTGCCCAAATCGGTGAGGATGAACTCCTCTAGATCTTTCAGAAACGGCTGATTGACGAAGACGGGGAACCCGGAGATCATGTCAATACGGGCGCGGAAGGGTGTTCCGATGTGGCCTTCATCTAGCAAGCGCTTGAGTTGGCGGATGGGTGTTTGCCAGCGCCAATTTTCGTGGACGAAGAAAGGCACGCCGGCCTCCTGGCAGGCTGCCACCATGCGTTCCGCCTCAGCCAGGGAAGGGGCCATAGGCTTCTGACAGATGACGGGGATTTTGTGCTCGGCGGCCATGAGCACGAGTCGGCTGTGCGTGGACACGTCGGTGATGATGTCCACGAAGTCCACCCGCTCGTGGGCGAAGAGCGTTTCGGGGTCGTCATATACGGCCGGGATGCCGAACTCCTGCGCCAATGCTTCAGCCTTGGAACGGGTGCGGTTGTAGATCGCCACGCATTCGACGCCGTCTAGTTCTTTCCAGGCGGCCAACTGGAAACGCGCCCAGAAGCCGGCGCCGAACGCTGCAAAGCGCAGGGGTTTCGTTGTCATGGGGCTTCTCCGAGAAGATGGGCAATGACGAAAGCAGGATAGGGATTTGTTTTTTCCCTTGTGGGCCTCAAGGGTGGATGGTCGAACGCAACTCCCTCGACTCGCCTTCCACCGGACACAGCGGCGGTTCCCCTCGCAACGCTCGCAGGACGTTCTCGATCGTCATCTCGCCCAGGCGACGGCGCGCCTCCCACGTGTCCCCGCCTATGTGAGGCGTTAACACGATGTTGTCCAGCGTCAGCAGCGGGCTCCCCTCCGGCGGCTCCCGAACGAACACGTCCAGCCCCGCGCCGGCCAACTGCCCGCTCCGCAGCGCCTCAGCCAACGCCTCCTCATCCACCAGATGCCCCCGCCCGGTGTTGATCAGGATCGCGCCCGGCTTCATCTTCGCCAGCTCCTCTGGGCCCAATAGCGGCCGCCCCGCCCTCGCCAGCCCAGCGTGGAGCGACACCACATCCGAGACCGCCAACAGCTCATCCAGGGACACGAAGGCGATGCCATGCGCCGCCGCAAATGCCTCATCCGGGTACGGATCGGTGGCGATCACTTTCATGCCGAAAGCCTGGGCCCGAAGGGCCACCTCCTTGCCGATCCGCCCCAACCCTACAATGCCCAGCGTCTTGCCACGCAGCTCCATCCCGACGAATCCCCTCCACTGGCTGGCTTTGACGCTCAGGTGGGCGGGGATGACATGCCGGGCGACCGCCAACAGGAGAGCCATCGTGAGGTCGGCTACCGAGTCATGCACCGCCCCGAAGGTCGCGCTGACGATGATGCCGCGCGCCTTCGCGGCGGCCAGATCAATGTTATCCAGGCCCACCCCGTGCTTGGCGATGGTCTTGAGGCGATCAGCCGAGTAGATCACCTCGGCCGTCAGTTCATCGGTGCCGGTGATGATGGCGTCCACGCCGCGCAGCGCCTCCATCAGCTCGGCGGCCCGATAGGGCCGTCCTAACTGATTGGGGATCACCTCGCACCCAGCCGCCTCCAACCTGGCGATGTGCTCCGGGATCGCCTTACCGAACGATTTCGAGCCGATCAGAACCCGCCATTGAGCCATACTTCCGCCATTCCAAGAGGAAAACGCGCTCGACCAGATCGCGCACCTCGGCTACCTCTTGCGCCATGTCGGGCACCTTGTAGATGCCGGCGCCCAAAGCCAGCGTGGTCGCCCCCGCCGCCACCAGATCCGCCGCGTTGTGGCGGTTCACCCCGCCAGCCACCTGCAGATCCACCTGCGCGTTGGCTGCCGTGATCATTTCCCGCACGGCGCGAACGCGCGGGATCGCTAGCGGGTTGAACGCGGTGCCCACGCCTCGCGTGGTTTCACCGGTCACGCGCGACAATAGCAGCACCGCGTCGAGTTGAGAGATGACTGGCTGCAGTGCCGCCACCGGCGTGCCCAGCGTGACCGCCAATCCTACACGCACCTTCTGCTCCCGGATCGCGGCGATCGCCTCGTAGCTCATGCGCAGACTCTCGACGTGGACCAGGATCAGATCGGCGCCTGCATCCACCAGGTGTGGGACAAAGCGCAGCGGCTCCATCACCCCTAGGTGGACCTCGAACGGCAGGCGGGTCAACGGCCGCAAGGTAGCGATGGTGCGCGGCGAGAAGCCCACGTCGGATACGAAGTACCCGTCGAAGACGTCCAGATGGACGAAGTCGAGGCCGGCAGCTTCCAGACGAGCCACCTCCTCGGCCAGCCGGCCGTGATCGCCGTTGAAAAGCGCAGCACCCAATCTAAGCGCGTGTGCAGAGGGGCAGAGATGGGGAAGTGATGCTTCTCTGTCCCTCTGCTCTCCTGCCCCCACGCCCTTGGGTTCCTCTGCTCCCGGGCTCATGCGTCCTCCGGCTCGATGGCGATAGCCCGCACCGGGCAGGCATCCAGGCCTACCACCGGCCACGGCAACGCGATCAGGAACACGCGCTGCCTCCGCAATTCGACCAGATTGTTCAAGCATTCGATAACTGGGACGCCAGCGCTGGTGATCAGGCGGTGGTTCGGAAAATGGCTTACGCCGCGCACCTCATAGCCCGAGGCGTCGGTGCCCAGACAGTTGATCTTACGGTCCTCGACCAGCCAGCGCACAGCTTCTTCGGTCAGGTAAGGGCGATCGTGGGATTGCGGTGTCCGGTACTGATGATGACGCCCGGTCATGATCAGCACGCGATCGCCCACTTGGATATCGCCGGCAGCCTGGATCTCTTCCAGCGTGATCGGCTCTCTGACCTGCTTGTGTCGAAAATCGAGGACGATGGCCGGCCCCATCAACTTCTCGATGGGAATGCTGGCCGTGTCGCCGCCGTTGGCCAGGAAGTGCAGTGGCGCCTCCACATGCGTCCCCACGTGCGAGCCCATGTAGATGGCGCTCATGATGTCGCCCTCTGGCCCATGGCGCTCGTGCTTCCGGGTGACCTCCAGGACGTTCTGCTCTTGGCCCGGCAGCAGCACATGGGTCAGGTCTACGATGCGTCCCTTCGGGATCAGGTTTTGCACGTCCATGAAAGTAATTCTCCTATCGACTTGATCAAATGAAGGACGAAGGATGACAGACGAAGGACGGGACAACGCTCACGCGCGGCCCTCGTCTGCCGTCGCCAGCCCTTCATCCCAACATTCCACCCGCGCACCTTCGACGCCCACCTCGGCGATGATGGCGCGCCCGCCGGCAGCTTCAATGGCTGCCGCCACCTCGGCCTGTTTGCCCGGCTCGCAGAGGGCGATGATAATGCCTCCCATCCCCTTGCCAGAGATCTTGGCCCCCAGCGCCCCCGCCCCCAGCGCCGCCTCGATCAACGCCTCGATCTTCGGCGTTGAGACGTCTAGCTTCTCCAGGCACAACTGATTCAGGTTGAGCAGATGTCCTAGGGTGACCAGATCACCCTTCACTAGGGCCTCCTGCGCCTGTTCCACCAGCATCCCGATCTCGGCGAACAGGTGGAAGCGCATCGGGTGCTGCTCGATGAAGGTGCGTACCCGGGTGTTAACCTCAGCTGTGGTAGCGCGCGTCCCTGTATCGCCGATCACAAGGGGTAGATTCGTCGCCAAGGGGACAGTGATCGCGCCATCTTTAATGGTGAAGCGGACCACGCCACCCAGGGCACAAGTGCTGCTGTCCAATGCCGAGCCGATGCCCCCGTGGGCGATCACATCGCCTTGCCAGGCTAGCCAGGCTATCTCCTGGGGCTCTGGCGCAAGGCCGGCGATTCGCAACGCAGCCAACGCCATCGAGGTCGAAGCCGCTGCACCTGACCCGAGGCCCGAGGCCACGGGGATCTCGGAGCTCCACTCGATGTCCAATCCCAACCCGTCTATGCGCTCCATCACATGGGCTAGTACATAGCGAGTGGGGGCGAAAAAGTCCTCTCGAACGAGGGCTGTGATCTGGTTCAGCGCCTGCACCTGGCGCAGCGCATCTATCTCAGCCTTGAAACCGCGCAGCCGGGCGCGGTCACCTGTTTCAGACCGCTCACCAAAGCGCAGAGTATAGCCGTCATCAGCGCGGACTCGGGCGCAACAGATAGTGCGCAGGGCCACCGCGGTGCACAGGGCGGCGAAACCCCGGTTCACCGCGTGCCCGCCCAACAGGATCACCTTCGCAGGTGCAGAGGTAACGATCGTTTTCTCCATCACGAGATACCATCCAGGATCAGCACTGCGTCCTCCCAGTGCCCTGGCGTGGAAAACCATTGGGTTTTGGGCTCCGGGAAGATCTTTCCCGTCAGGTTGCCGGTGTAGTAGATGCCGGCATCCCTCTGTTCGCCGTCCTGCGGGTTCACCCAGGTGGCCTTCACGTACTTGGTGGCGATCTTATCCAGGTGGATGAGTGCATGACACTGGCTGCTCAGATAGATCATGGCCCAGTCGCCATCCACGGAGCGCACCGCCGCATTGAGCGTGCGCTCGCAGCTCATCCCACTGGCGAAGAGCCCCTGATCGGGCACCCGCTTCCACCAGGGGCGGGAGGTGGCGATGGCCTTAAACTGGGTCATGTGCGCGGCGCCAGGGGTGTCGAAAGTCTCCGTCCACCCTGGCTCCATCCGCCACATCTGGTTCTGGCCATAAGTGAAATAGCCGCCGGCCATGAAGGCCCACCATGCCTGCCGGCGGACGATGAGCGGCGTGATCGGCCCCTGGGGGTACTCCGGGCCGTTCTCGTAAGCCGGCTCGCCCAGTACAACAGGCTTGGTGGGCAGGAGCAGCGCGTCCGTGAGCACGGCAGGGTAGATCTTAGCCCACTCCGTCCAGGTCTGGATCATGTTGAAGTCCAGCCACTCCTCCTGATGGAAGAACTGAGAAGATGAGCGCCAGCCACAGGGATGGTACGTGATCAGGTGTGCGCCGCCGTCGCCTTCGCGCAACCCTCGCGCTAAGGCCCGGTAGACCTCCTCGAAGCCGGTGGGAATGCGATCGCCGCCGTTGACCCAGACGACATTAGGCTGATCCCTGTACCGTTCACCTAGCCACCGGCCGTAGGTCCTAGCGTTGTCGGGATTGAGCATCTTTACGTCGTTGACGTAGTAGCCCCAGGTGGGGAGCATGGCCAGGATCAGGCCCCGCTCGGCGGCGAAGCGGGCCAGGTGATCTACGTGCTCGAAGTAGGCTTCGTTGGGGCGCGCCGGATCGTTGAGCCAGGGCATCTCGCCGGCGTAGTTAGGGCTGGGCCATTTCGTCTCGAAGCCTGTGCCTCCTCCCCAAGCCAGCACCCCCTGGATCACGGTGAATCCTTTGTGGGCGCGATTCTCCAGGTATTTTTCCGCGTCGGCGCGGGAATACTGGGCGAAAAGCGGCCAGGCCGTATCACCCAGCCAGAAGAAGGGGCGCCCCTGGGCGTCTACGAAGTGCCGGCCGTCCTCGCTAACCCGGATTGGGCCGGCGAGGCTAGCGAGTTGCTCGGCTAGAGCGGCTGGCTCGACGTTGGGTGAGTTGGACATCGAAGTCTCCTCCATCTCCAAGAGGTTCACTTCACTGCGCCCAGCGTCAGACCTCGGACGAGATAGCGCTGGAAGAGAAGGGTCAGAGCAAAGATCGGCGCGGTCGCGGTCACCGAAAGTGCGCTGGCTTGTCCCCAGAAAGCTGATTGGGAGCCGAAAAAGGCAGCCAACGCGATCGGCAGGGTCATTGTTCTGGCTGGCCGGCTTGAAGCGCCAATGCTCGGCGGATCGTGTCCTCGGCTTCTACCAGATGTTCCCGCATTGCCTGGCGAGCCCCTTCAGGGTCGCCCCGCTGGACCTGCTCAAAGATCGCCCGATGATACTTCAAGGCACGCGTGAAGGCGTCTGGGATGTCGAAAGCCATCTGGCGCATGGTGATCATGACATCCGCGATCGAATCCAACAACACCGAGAACAGTTCATTGTACGTGGCCCGCGCCAGGGCGGAATGGAAGGCCATATCCGTCCTCACAAAGCGATCTCGATCCCCTCCGCCTTCCGCCTCGCGCAGGATGGCCTCCATCGCCTCCAAGTCCTCCTCGGTGCGCCGCTCCGCAGCCAGGCCGGCGATCTCGACCTCCAACAAGCGCCGAACCTCCAGGATCTTTCGATAGTCCAGGTCTCGCTGTCCTACTCGCAAAAACAGGCTCATCGTCTGGGCGACGGATTGCGCCGTGGGGCTGCAGACAACGGTACCGCTGCCGGAACGGACCTCAAGCAGGCCCTTGGCGACCAAGGCGCGCACCGCTTCGCGCACCACCGTCCGGCTCACCCCGAACTGGCGGGCAAGCTCACGCTCTGGTGGAAGCCGATCGCCTGGCTGAAGCTGGCCCATGACAATTAAGTCCTCGATCTGATCCGTCACACGGGCGGCCAAGGTGGCATCGCGCTCTAGCGTTTTGAAGAGCTCAATTTGAGCACCTGATTCGCTC
Encoded here:
- the mvk gene encoding mevalonate kinase → MEKTIVTSAPAKVILLGGHAVNRGFAALCTAVALRTICCARVRADDGYTLRFGERSETGDRARLRGFKAEIDALRQVQALNQITALVREDFFAPTRYVLAHVMERIDGLGLDIEWSSEIPVASGLGSGAAASTSMALAALRIAGLAPEPQEIAWLAWQGDVIAHGGIGSALDSSTCALGGVVRFTIKDGAITVPLATNLPLVIGDTGTRATTAEVNTRVRTFIEQHPMRFHLFAEIGMLVEQAQEALVKGDLVTLGHLLNLNQLCLEKLDVSTPKIEALIEAALGAGALGAKISGKGMGGIIIALCEPGKQAEVAAAIEAAGGRAIIAEVGVEGARVECWDEGLATADEGRA
- a CDS encoding glycoside hydrolase family 140 protein: MSNSPNVEPAALAEQLASLAGPIRVSEDGRHFVDAQGRPFFWLGDTAWPLFAQYSRADAEKYLENRAHKGFTVIQGVLAWGGGTGFETKWPSPNYAGEMPWLNDPARPNEAYFEHVDHLARFAAERGLILAMLPTWGYYVNDVKMLNPDNARTYGRWLGERYRDQPNVVWVNGGDRIPTGFEEVYRALARGLREGDGGAHLITYHPCGWRSSSQFFHQEEWLDFNMIQTWTEWAKIYPAVLTDALLLPTKPVVLGEPAYENGPEYPQGPITPLIVRRQAWWAFMAGGYFTYGQNQMWRMEPGWTETFDTPGAAHMTQFKAIATSRPWWKRVPDQGLFASGMSCERTLNAAVRSVDGDWAMIYLSSQCHALIHLDKIATKYVKATWVNPQDGEQRDAGIYYTGNLTGKIFPEPKTQWFSTPGHWEDAVLILDGIS
- a CDS encoding FadR family transcriptional regulator; the encoded protein is MSSESGAQIELFKTLERDATLAARVTDQIEDLIVMGQLQPGDRLPPERELARQFGVSRTVVREAVRALVAKGLLEVRSGSGTVVCSPTAQSVAQTMSLFLRVGQRDLDYRKILEVRRLLEVEIAGLAAERRTEEDLEAMEAILREAEGGGDRDRFVRTDMAFHSALARATYNELFSVLLDSIADVMITMRQMAFDIPDAFTRALKYHRAIFEQVQRGDPEGARQAMREHLVEAEDTIRRALALQAGQPEQ